From Mya arenaria isolate MELC-2E11 chromosome 12, ASM2691426v1, the proteins below share one genomic window:
- the LOC128211803 gene encoding sodium-dependent glucose transporter 1-like: protein MDKGCLKAKKMFQFENKCHKRNFIITLCVYFNFILLGWTYGQLGTAFVDIQQILSTSVQQTSLIFTMNSCGYMLGSLLIGALYDRVPKLKLLGLLTILNGVTSALLPWCSSFGLFLFVRLVDGTLCGGRDGGGNAKVSSCWGFAVRPYMQALHFTYAFGGIISPIVTSHFLAPRITLRNPTTNVSYGNGTNTSAFVQSSNRHGDYNNSMVDDERAEHSFTVIDTDKWGTFNNSNSIIDETVVYGESHVHIAFAVTGILTALSGCLYLVLYGFGYETVPSYQPTVDSPPQNVIKDHGIPHHTRASLSRSQTVVFLIVFGGAFVAYCAIECKYQSFIMPYVTNQLKWTKQMGAFLIALVWASFGSGRFVNIFISRFVSSQNMIIGYLILLLLASAGVYLEGGLGVAHTTWIMVPLAAFAMAPMYPTFIVWIQENIMDFTGKISGIFMFTGALGFMIDPLYIGYLMEHFSPLYLIYINVIQCSFCLGIVLLLTCQIRKLKRKIRPGKADEILSET from the exons ATGGACAAGGGTTGCTTGAAAGCAAAGAAAATgtttcagtttgaaaataaatgccaCAAGCGGAACTTCATAATTACACTTTGTGTATACTTTAACTTCATATTGCTG gGTTGGACGTATGGCCAGCTTGGCACTGCGTTCGTGGACATACAGCAGATCCTTTCCACGAGCGTCCAACAGACGTCACTTATCTTCACCATGAACTCGTGCGGCTACATGTTGGGATCCCTACTTATCGGAGCCCTGTACGACCGCGTACCCAAACTCAAACTGCTCG GACTCTTGACCATATTGAACGGGGTAACAAGCGCCTTGCTTCCGTGGTGTTCCTCCTTTGGGTTGTTTCTCTTTGTTCGTCTCGTGGACGGGACGCTGTGTGGAGGCAGAGACGGAG GAGGAAATGCAAAGGTGTCGTCGTGCTGGGGATTTGCCGTTCGTCCGTACATGCAGGCCTTACATTTTACGTACGCATTTGGGGGAATTATCTCACCCATTGTAACAAGCCATTTTCTCGCGCCTAGAATCACGTTGCGCAACCCGACAACTAACGTCTCGTATGGAAATGGTACAAACACCAGTGCGTTTGTACAGTCATCGAACAGACACGGGGATTACAACAACAGTATGGTCGATGATGAAAGAGCTGAGCATTCATTTACGGTAATTGATACAGATAAATGGGGAACATTTAACAATTCGAATAGCATAATAGACGAAACAGTTGTATATGGAGAGAGTCACGTTCATATTGCGTTTGCGGTAACAGGAATATTGACGGCCTTGTCTGGATGCCTGTACCTCGTGCTGTACGGCTTCGGGTATGAAACTGTACCTTCCTATCAACCCACGGTGGATTCCCCACCGCAAAACGTCATTAAAGATCATGGTATTCCTCATCACACAAGGGCATCGTTATCTAGATCACAGACAGTCGTATTTCTTATTGTATTCGGGGGTGCTTTTGTTGCGTACTGCGCCATTGAATGCAAATATCAGTCCTTTATTATGCCGTATGTCACTAATCAATTGAAGTGGACGAAACAAATGGGAGCCTTTCTTATTGCCCTTGTCTGGGCCTCATTTGGGAGTGGacgttttgttaatatattcatATCGAGGTTTGTGTCTTCCCAAAATATGATCATCGGTTACCTGATTCTTCTACTGCTCGCATCTGCTGGTGTCTATCTGGAGGGAGGGTTGGGTGTGGCACATACCACGTGGATTATGGTACCCTTGGCTGCATTTGCTATGGCACCAATGTATCCAACATTTATTGTTTGGATACAAGAAAACATCATGGATTTTACCGGTAAAATTAGCGGAATTTTTATGTTTACAGGAGCCCTTGGATTTATGATTGATCCACTCTATATTGGATATTTGATGGAACATTTCTCGCCGCTATACCTGATATATATCAATGTGATTCAATGTTCGTTTTGCCTGGGGATAGTTTTGCTACTTACATGTCAAATAAGAAAGCTAAAGAGAAAGATTAGGCCCGGTAAAGCGGATGAAATTCTTAGTGAAACATAA